From Paenarthrobacter sp. A20:
GAGGTGATCGAACCACTCCTCGATGGCTGCGGTGAACACCGGGTCCATGCAGCGCAGGCCAAGGCCCGGGATGCCTGTCAGCCAGGCGGGAAAGCCGCCGTTGTCCCATTCAGCACAGATGTACGGCCCGGGACGGACGATGACGTCCAATCCTTCACCAGCTGCGACGTCAATGAACCGTCCCAGGTCGCGCCACCCGCTGAAGTCCGGAGCCTGATCGCGCTTAGGCTGGTGGAAGTTCCAGGCAACGTATGTGTCAACAGTGTTGGCGCCCATTGCCTTGAGCCGGCGCAGCCGGTCCTGCCACAGGTCCGGATGCACGCGGAAGTAGTGGATGGCTCCGGCGAGGATGCGATACGGTTCACCCGAACGGTAAAGGACGGCGTCGTGGTAGCTCAAGAGGGCGTTGTTCACACGGAACAGATTAGCTCAATTTCCAACATTTATGCACAGGTGATGAACACATGACCAATCTTGATACTTCTCCGGCACAAGAAGTGTGCCCGGCAGCTACGGAAGATCAGGGTCCGTGCGTTCAGCTGTGGCCCGAACGTGAGGTTCCCTTGGGTGGGGTTCGTGCCATGAATGTCATGAGGACGCTGCCCCAGCGCGGGCTGCCGACTGTTGGCGCATGGTGCTTCCTGGACAGCTTCGGCCCCGACAGGGTGGCCATGAGCGTCCTTCCCCATCCGCACTGTGGGCTCCAAACGGTCACCTGGCCTTTGGAAGGCGCAGTGCGGCACCGCGACAGCGTGGGCAGCGATGTCGTGGTACGGCCGGGCGAGCTGAACATCATGACAGCAGGCCATGGCATCTCACACTCGGAGTTCTCGGTCCTCCCCTCCACCACCGCGGCAGGATCAAGCCCCGAGGCGCAAGGGATTCCCGTTTCGCGTGGGCTCCAACTGTGGGTAGCCCTTCCTGAGGAGCACCGCCACCGTCCGCCGTCCTTCGAGCAGGTGAAGGACCTGCCGGTAGCAGTCGGCGAAGGCTTTACGGCCACCGTGATGGTGGGCGAATTCGCCGGCCAACGCTCCCCAGCCACCATGTTCAGCCCCATCGTTGGAGCCGATATCACGGGCTCCGGCCCACTTGAGCTGCCCGTGCGTCCGGACTTTGAACACGCAGTATTGGTGCTGGACGGCCATGTGGTCATCGACGGTCAAGACATAGAGGCCGGCCCGCTGGCCTACCTGGGGGCGGGCCGGACCAACCTTGATGTCGTAGCCGGGCCGGACACGCGGTTCATGCTCCTCGGCGGCGAACCGTTCGGCGAGGATCTGCTCATGTGGTGGAACTTCGTTGGGCGGACCCACGAGGAAGTCGAACAGGCGCGTGAGGAATGGGAAGCAGAGGGACTCCTCGACGACGACGCTGCCACCGCCTTACGCTTCGGCTTCGTCCCCGGCCATGGTCCCGATGCCGGACCGGAGGCCGGCCGCATTCCCGCTCCTCCGCTTCCCGGCGTTAGACTGCGGCCACGAACCCGCGGTTAGGCCGCTGCTAACGGCGCTGCTCGGCCACCAACCGCGGGACGCCGAACACGGGATCCTGCTGAAGTATGCGTACATCAACAATGCCGTCTTCGGCCAGCTTCGCCTTGAATGCTTCCTGCAGCCGGGGAACATTCATGCCAAGTCCGCTTCCCAGGATCACCGGCCCGTCCAGTCGCAACTGCCGAACGGCTTGCCCGGCGAGCTCGGCGAGGTCGCGGCCTGCCTGTTCCACCAAAGCCTTGCTGGTTTCGTCGCCGGTGTCGGCTGCTTCCACCACGAGGCGTGCTTGCTGCGCCCAGTACCGGCGACCCGTGTCCGGTGAGTGGAAAAGGGCGATCAGCTTACCGGGTTCGTCCACGCCGCACGAGTCCAACAACGCGCGGCTAAGCCGGTCCGGCTCCAGGCCTTGGTTCATCCGGCGCAGGCTGTGCCGGACGGCTTCCCGCCCCAGCCAGAAGCCGCTGCCTTCGTCACCCAGAAGGTATCCCCAGCCGCCTGCGCGGGCTTCCTCTCCGGCGTCGTTTTTTCCCCACGCCGCTGAGCCGGTCCCCGCAATGACCGCTACTCCCGTGCTGGCTCCGCCGGCTGCCAGCAGCAAACGTGAGTCGTGAACCACCGTGATGCGGGCGCCGGGGGCATGGGGCGCGATCAGCTCGGCGAGCGCCTGGGCGTCCTGGTCAGTATCGATCCCCCCTGCACCGGCGTACACCTCGTCAACGTGTCCGCCACCGACCTTCGCGAACAATTCAGCGAGGTTGGCCGCGGCCTGCTCCCGGCTGACATTTTGCACGTTGGAACTGCCGGCACTTTCGTCTACGACCGGCAAACCATTTTCAAAGCGCACGCCGCGTGTTTTCGTACCGCCGATGTCGAGCCCGATGACGGTTCCGGGCACGGCTTCCGTATCGGCGAGGGAATGCTGGGCAGAGTCAGGATTGTTCACCGTGACAGACTAGCTTGGAGCGTCCGGAGGAGAAACCGCACATGCCCGAATCCCTGTTTGGTACAGCGTTTATTGCAGCCCCCATGGCCGGGGGAACGTCCACGCCCGCGTTGGTGCAGGCAGTTCATGAGGGCGGCGGTCTGGGTTTCCTCGCCGCAGGCTACAAAAGCCCGGAGGCGATGGTTGCCGAGATCACGGCGACGCGGGCCCTCAACGCCCCCTTTGGCATGAACGTCTTTGTGCCTGATGCCCGCCAACTCGCGCCCAGCCAGGCTGAGCAGGCGCGGCTTCAGGCCTACCGGGCAGAGCTGGAACCCGATGCGGCGCGCTACGGGGTGGGCCTGCCGCCCCTCCGCCTTGACGACGACGATGCCTGGCAGGACAAGATCGATGTTTTGCTGGCCAATCCCGTGGAGTTCGTCAGTTTCGCTTTCGGCCTGCCTGGGAAGCCGGTGGTGGCCGCGCTCCGGAAGGCCGGAACCGCCGTCATTTGCAGCGTCACCAGTGTCCGGGAAGCCCTGGCCGCTGCCGAGGAGGGACCGGACGCCCTCGCCGTCCAGCACCGCTCAGCGGGCGCACACTCAGCGGCCTTCCTGCCGGGCGGTAAGGAATCAGCCGGAACCCCGGCAGCCCGGACGACGGCGGAACTGGTCACCCAAGTGCGTGCCGCCGTCGGGCTTCCGCTGATCGCGGCAGGTGCCATCATGGACGGCCCGGGGTTGCGTGATGTGCTGGACGCCGGCGCGTCAGCCGCGCAAATCGGGACTGCCCTGGTTCGGACCCACGAAAGCGGCGCCCGGCAGCTGCACAAGGATGCTTTGGGTGATCCCGCGTTTACTGAAACGGCCATGACCCGCGCCTTCACCGGACGTTTGGCCCGATCGCTGGTCAACGACTTCGTCCGCGACCATCAGGATGCTCCGGAAGGCTACCCGGCAATCCATCACCTCACGGCACCGGTGCGGGCAGCCTCGTCCGCAGCCGGTGATCCACAGCGCCTGAATCTGTGGGCGGGCACCGGCTGGCGGTTGGCCCGTGAAGGATCGGCGAAAGACGTCGTCAGGGAGTACCTGAGCGGGCTCTGACAAGTTCGGCCAGCAACTCTCCGCCCTCCGAGATGACGAGTTCGCGGAAGAGCCGAACGGCGTCGGGTTCGAAACTTCTCTCCCGCCAGGCGATACCAATTTGCCGGAACGCCAACTCGGACTCAATCGCCACTTCGACGAGCCCGAGTTCGGCCTTCGGAAGAAATTGGCCGGTACCTGAGCCGGGACCCGCAGGCGGAAGGATGCTGAACCCGAGGCCGGCCGAAACCAGGCCCCTGGCGGAGGTGGACTCCTGGACTTCGAAGGCAATCCTTGGGCGGAAGCCTGCTTCACGCAGGAGTGCTTCCCCCAAGGCCCGCAGCCCAACACCGGCTGGAAGTGTCACGTAGGGATCGTGCCGCAATTCTGAGAGATGCAGGCTGGACCGCCCTGCCAGCGGATGCCGGTAGTGCAGGACCACCCTGAGCGGCTCGCGGTAGAGCGGCAGGGAGTGGATGCCCCTGCCTTCGGGTGCGATCGGCGCAATCAAGGCAAAATCGCTGTCCCCGCTGGCCAATTGTTGCAGGCAGTCGTCGCGGGGACCCTGCCAGAGCTCGAACACCGCATGGGGGTGGCGGCCGCGAAATGCGCTGATGAGCAGGGGAAGAGTCGCCTCACCAAAAGTGTGTTGGAAGGACACTCCGATTCGTCCACGGACTACGTCCGACTCGTGCCTGACCCGGTCAAGGCCGGCTTGGAAGTCCTCCAGCGCGGCTTCTATGTAGGGCAGCAGGGTCCTGGCGGCGGAAGTAAGACGGATCCCCCTGCCCTCGCGCACCAGCAGGTCCATCCCCACAATGGCACTGGCCCGTGCCACCGCCCGGCTGACCGTTGACTGGGGAACACCAAGGATCTCCGCGGTTTCCGTCATATGTTCCGTGCGGCCAAGTTCAGCCAGAACGGGAAGGAGCGGAAGGAGTTGGATGAGTTGGTGGTGGTCCGGCTCCACGGTCGTCTCCCTTCAGCAGTGATCCCTGCCTGCAGATCTCCCACTATTCATGCTCTATTGCATCAATTCTAGACGACTCATGCATTGGAATGTGGTGTCCGGCGAGGCCTAATCTTGCCGGGTGAGTAAAGCAATCGCCTTGGGCAGCGCAGAAACATGGGACGGGCACGCCAAGGGGTCGCGCGGCTACAGCCGGGTGCTCGCCGCTTTGGCGCTTGCCGGCGTTGCCACCTTTGCACAGCTGTATTCCACCCAGGCTGTCCTGCCCCTCATGGCCAGCGACCTCAACATCACAGCAGCCGAAGCCGCCCTCAGTATCTCCCTCGCCACCGTGGGCCTTGCCATCACTGTCCTGCCATGGTCTTTCGTGGCCGACAGGATTGGGCGGGTCCGTGCCATGGCCATAGGCATCGCGGCCGCGACGCTCCTGGGGCTGTTGGTTCCGCTGGCCCCCACTGTGCCGCTGCTGCTGGGCCTCCGAACCTTGGAGGGCATGGCCTTGGGTGGAATTCCTGCCATAGCCATCGCCTACCTCAACGAGGAAGTCACGAAAATACACACCGCGTTGGCGGCTGGAACCTACGTTGCCGGCACCACCTTGGGAGGGCTGGCGGGACGCCTTGTGGCCGGACCCGTGGGCGAGCTCTGGGGCTGGCGGGCCGCGGCCCTGGCAGTGTCCCTGCTGGCCACTGTGTCCGCAGTCCTGTTCCTGGTCCTCGTTCCCAAGCAACGCCGCTTCAGCCCGGCCCCGGCACTGGGATTCCGCGGCGCCCTCCGGACCCTGAAGGGACACTCCAGCAACCCCAAGCTGGTGTCGTTGTACTTACAGGCTTTCCTCCTCATGGGCGGCTTCGTGGCCGTGTACAACTACCTGGGCTTTCGCTTGCATGCCGAACCCTTCGGACTTCCCGCCACGGTTGTCAGCCTCATCTTCCTTGCCTACTTGTCCGGAACCGTCAGCTCACGCTGGGCTGCGGGGCTGACCACGAGATTTGGCAGGCGCAACGTCCTGGTGGCCGGGATCGCCGTCATGTCGGCAGGCCTGGCGTTGACGTTGGTGGAGAACCTGGCAGCCACCCTGGCCGGGCTTGTCATCTTCACAGGCGGCTTCTTTGCAGCCCACAGCGTGGGATCTGGCTGGACCGGAGCAATCGCTACTACTGGCCGCGCGCAGGCAGCGTCCCTGTACAACCTGTCCTACTACCTGGGTTCGAGCCTTATTGGATGGGCCGGCGGTTTGGCCTTCCAGGCGTTTGGCTGGCCTGCGTTGGCTTTGAGCGTCATCGCCCTCTCATGCACGACGGCGGCCGTCACCTTGATAGTGCACCGGAGGCCCTAACACCCCGGCTGATATCAACGGTCCTGCCCCTACAATCAGAGGCATGACACAGGTCACGAAACCCCGCGAACTGTCGTCACCGGAGCGTTTGCAGGCGTTTACGGATGCCGTGGTGGCGATTGCTTTGACGTTGTTGATCCTTCCGCTGATGGATAGCGTGGGTGAGTTGGCGGACCACGATGGCACTACGGCCCAATGGTTGGCCGAGGAGCAGTACGCCTTACTGGGCTTCGTCCTGAGCTTTGTCCTCATTGCCGTGTTCTGGGTGCACCACCACCGACTGTTCCACAAAGTCCGGCGCATTGACTCCGGACTGTTGTGGTTGACGGTTGCTTGGATGTTCACGATCGTGCTGATGCCCGTCGCTACCTCGCTGTCCACCCAACTGCAATCCGACTGGGCCCAGCCCCTTGTCTACATCGGAACGCTTTTCGCTACCAGCCTTATGCTCCTTCTGGCGCGCGTCCACCTGCGGTCCCACCCGGATCTGCACGACATGGATGCCGCTGAAACGACGTCAGGGATCCGGGCAGGCGGCATAGTGTCCGGGCTATTCCTTGCGGCTCTTGTTGTGGCCTTAGCCGTTCCGACCGCCGGCAACTTCCCCCTGTTGCTGATGCTTCTCAGCGAGCCGCTCCAACTCCTGGCCAACCGGGGAGACCGGCGGGCCCGCCCCAAACGATAGTCACCTGAAGAATTCACCGATTAGGATGGATGAAAGGCAATTTCAGGAGGATCCGTGAGCAACCCCACGAAGAATGTTCGGTCAAGCACCGGCAGCGCAGAGCCGCTGGACGCGATCGACGAACGAATCCTCGCAGCGTTGGTGGACGACGCCCGTATCTCCAACAAGCAGTTGGCGGAGCTGGTCGGTATCGCCCCTTCCACGGCCCTGATGCGGACCAGGGCGCTCTCCGAACGGGGAATCATCGAAGGCTTTGAAGCCGTCTTGAGCCTGCCGGCCATCGGCCGTTCGGTACAGGCCCTCATCGCCGTTCGCCTTCGCGCCCACGACCGCGACCAAATCGACCGCTTTACTGCCCGCGTCCCTAAACTCCCGGCGGTCATCTCCACCTTCCACACCACCGGTTCCGTGGACTACCTGCTCCATATCGCCGTCGCCAACACTGACGACCTCCGAAACTGGCTCCTCGACAACCTCGCCACTGACCCCGTGGTGGGTCACACGGAAACCACCATGGTTTTCCAGCACATACCCGGCAACCGTGGACCGCTGCCCGAATAGGGCCGGGAATCAGGAACGCACTACGCGTCGAAACGAGACGGCCGCAAGGACCATCGCCGCCACGCCGCACAGAACCGTGAAACCCACGACGGCGGCCTGCAGACCGAGCGCCGAGACAGCCAGTCCCAGCCCGATCACCGGAACGGCGCTTCCCAAGTAAGTGATGACATAGACGGTGCTGATGACCTGCGCGTGGCGCGCAGCCTCAACCTTGCCGGCAACTTCATTGAAGACCTGCCGGAACGCAATGCCCTGTCCCACGCCTGCGGTGATGCTGGCTGCCACCAGCAGCCATGGGCTTGACCATGCGGCCGCTGCTCCGATGAGAACCACGGAGGAGCCCAGAACCACCAAGGCCAGGGGAACAACAAAGCGTCCGCGCGTACCCAGCAGCTGGCTCAGCGCGGAAGCACCCAAAGTGACCCCTGCAAGCAAGCCAATGAGGGGCCTCGAATCAGCCTGCACCACGCTGGCGAAGTAGCCCGGCGCCAAGGAAAGGCAGAAGCCGAAGACGGCGAAGCTGAGGAATCCCGTGGCCGCTGCCATCCAGAATGCTCCGCGGGCGTCACGCGAGATGGACGGCCTCCGCGGAGCGAGGACTTTCAGGGGCTTCGGTCCTCCCGCGGGTGCAATGGCTGGCCGCGCCTTCAAAAGCCACAAGGGAACCAGCGCTGCAAGCAACACTGCCGAGTGAACGTAGTAGGGAGTTCGCGTCGAGTCCGGCAGGAGTGATAAGAGGCCGCCGATTGCGGGACCGGCGGCCACGCCTCCGGCAGAGGACAGAAGGGTAAAGCGGGAGGCCCAGTCGGGCCGCTGGGGCAGCAATTCACGCAGGGCTGCGGCGCTGGCTCCTGTCGCAAGTCCAACTGCTGCTCCTTGGAAAGCCCGGCCCAAGGACAATGACACCAAGGTGTCCGCGTTGGCGAAAATCACTCCGCCCACCAAGCCAACCAAGACAGCCAGCACCAGCGCCGCACGGCGTCCGATGTGGTCCGACCAGTGGCCCGCCACCATGAGGACGCCTACCAAGGCAAGGACGTAGCTTGAGAAGGCCACCGTCACGTCAAGCGAGGACAGGCCAAGCCTGGCCTGGAGCAGGGGGTACAAGGGTGTGGCCAGGTTGGCGCCAACCAGGAGCGTAAAGATCACAACCCCCGTCAGGACCAGCCGGGCAGTGGTGGAGGCATCCCATCCCCAGCGTTCGGCGGTGGCCGGACGCATGCGGAGTTCGCTCAAGACAGTCATTTCCATGCCTTCGGGCTCGGTCGCCGGTTTCGGTTTTCCTTGTGGGAAGCGCAGTCCGGCTAAGTATTGATGGCAATAGAATGCAATAGTGCTGAGCTCAAAGAGCTGCAAAAGTGCAAGGATTGAGCAAAATACTCAAAGTAGTAAGCGACAAATGAGCTGGAGTGACCATTTGAACACCCTCGACCCAATGGACCTGAAGATCCTGCTGGAACTCATTAGGGAACCCCGCATCCAGATCGCTGAGTTGAGCGACGCCCTGGGCATAGCCCGCAATACCGCCCAGAGCCGCGTGAAGCGCCTTCTTCGGACCGGAGTGCTGCAGGCGGCCGGCCGTGAAGTGGACCTCGAAAAGGTGGGGTACGACGTCGTTGCCTTCGTCACGATTGAAGTCACCCACCGGGAACTCGACGGCGTCATTGGCGCCTTACGCCTGATCCCCCAAGTGCTGGAGGTCCACGAGATATCAGGGCGCGGCGATCTGTGGTGCCGGGTGGTGGCAACGGACACGCACAACCTGCAGTCGGCGTTACGCTCGGTCCTGCGCACCAAGGGTGTCATCCGGACAGAAACAGTTCTGGCCCTGCATACGCATATCCCGTACCGCACTGAGCCGCTCATCGAAAGGATGTCCGCAGCCCCAACACGCCCCAGGCAGGAGAGCCAGAGCACCGGCCCGCAGGCCCGAACGGACTAGGATTTCAGGCATGGATTGGCTCTCACACATCTCCCAGATCAACTGGTTCGCTGTACTTCTGGCTTTCGTTTCAAGCATGGTCATCGGCTTCGTCTGGTACATGCCGGCCGTCCTTGGACGCAGGTGGATGCAGGCGATCGGCAAGACCGAAGACGACCTCAAAAACATCGAAGGTGGCGCCGGCATCTGGGTTCCCATGATGGTGGCCGCGGCCCTGACCAGCATTCTCCTGGCTGTCCTTATCAGCGCGCTGGAGCTCAACACTTTCTGGGCCGGCGGTTTCTTCGCGCTGATCGCGGCCTTGGTATTCCGCGCCGGCGGCCATGTCATTCACAACGGCTTCGCCGGGCGCCCCGCCGCTGTGACAGTGATCAATTCCGGCCACGACCTCGTGGCCATGACCGTTGCGGGCGCCATCATCGGAGCCATGCAGTAGCGTTCACCCAGTGACCATCATCGATAACGCCGTATATGTAGACGGCGTCCGCACCGCCACCCCGCACAGCCTCGAGCAAACGTTCGAAACACTGGCCGAACATGGTGGCATGGCCTGGATCGGCCTGTATCGGCCCACGAAGGACGAGATGGCCGCCGTCGCCCAGGAATTCGACCTCCACGAGCTTGCCGTTGAGGACGCTGTTTCTGCACACCAGCGGCCCAAGCTCGAACGGTACGACCACAACCTGTTCACTGTTCTCCGCCCAGCCAGATACCTCGATGAAACCGAGACTGTGGAGTTCGGCGAGTTGCACGTCTTCACCGGACCAAATTTTGTGGTGACCATCCGGCACGCTGAAACCGGTGGAGTCGCCCGGGTCCGCCACCGGCTGGAGACGCGTCCGGATCTGCTCTGCCATGGACCTGAAGCCGTGCTCTACGCCCTCCTGGACCAGGTAGTGGACGACTATGCGCCAGTGGTGGCGGGCCTTGAGAACGACATCGACGAAATCGAAGACCAACTCTTCAGCGGCGACAGCACCGTGTCGCGTCGGATCTACGAGCTCGCCCGTGAAGTGATCCAGTTCCAGCGGGCCATCCAGCCGCTTCCGGACATGATGGCGCTGCTGGAAAAGGGCTTCGAAAAGTATGGCGTGGATATCGAGTTGCAGCGTTCCCTTCGCGACGTCGAGGATCACGTTCAGCGCGTCATCTCACGGGTGAACTCGTTCAGGGATCTGTTGCAGAACGCCCTCACATTGGATGGCACGCTGACCGCGAACCGGCAGAACGAGGCCAGTGCTGCGCAGAACGAACAGGTCAAGAAGATCTCCTCCTGGGCTGCCATCCTCTTTGCGCCGTCGTTTGTGGCAGGCGTGTACGGCATGAACTTCGACCATATGCCCGAGCTGCATTGGGACTTCGGCTATCCCTTGGCGGTGGGACTCATGGTCGGCGCCGCACTGCTGATGTATGCCATCTTCAAACGCAAAGGGTGGCTGTGACGCCTCTCTTGAGGCCTGCTCCGCGTACGGCGCGGGACATTGCCGGGACTTTGGTGGCCGGCATGGAGCACGACGCCGGGCGGTCGGGTTTCGAGCTTGAGCCCAGCCAGCGGAAAGCAGCTGAGCTCTTGGCGGCTTTCGCCGCCCAAGTGACCGGCCGGCGTCGTGCGCTCTCAAGGAGGACGCCGCGAAGCCTCTACCTCCACGGGCCGGTGGGCCGCGGAAAGACCTGGCTGATGGATAGCTTCTACGGACGGCTGGAGGCACGGAAGAGGCGTGTCCATTTCCACGACTTCTTCCGCAAGCTCCACTCCGGGACACACGGCTTCGAGCCCGGCAACGGAACGGCCATCCAGCAGTCGGTGGACTCCCTGCTGGATGACATCGATGTGCTCTTTTTCGATGAGTTCCACGTCCATGACGTCGGCGATGGCATGTTCATTGCCCGGTTGTTACGGGCCGCAGCCCAGCGCCGGATCCCCTTGGTGGTGACCTCGAACTACGCCCCGGACGACCTCCTGCCCAATCCCCTCTGGCATGACCACTTCGTACCCACCATTGAAGCCATCAAGGAGATGATGGACGTCGTGGAGATCAATGGTGCCTCGGATTTCCGCCGCTTTCCTACTCCCGGAACCGGTCCGGCCACAGGATTTGAGGCTTTTCGCGCCGGACGCATCATCTCCCCCGGCACACCAACGCAGTTGGGGCGCCTTGGCCTCTTCCGGCCCCAGCCCTCACAGAGCCGGATCGTGAGCCCCACCACGCAGCCATTGCTTGTCAAAAACTCAGACGCCGACTTGCTCTGGGTCGGTTTTGAGGAGCTTTGCGGCGGGCTGACGTCAACATCGGACTTCCTGGTTTTGGCCGATACCTATAGGACGTGGGTCATTGACGACGTTCCTTCGCCGGAAGATGGTGATTCGGCATCCGCACCGGCATGGCAGCGGTTCAGCAATGTGGTGGATGTGCTCCACGACCAGGACATCACGCTGTTTCTGGTCGGGGCGGGGCCTTTGAACTGGGATATCGATGTCCCGGGCAGTGTCCTGCCCGTTGATTTGGCGCGTATTGCCAGCCGTTTGTCCCTTCTGGGACGTTCAGACCCGGACGATGCTGTGTCAATGGAAGAGGCCGCCGGAAGCTGAGCTTCCGGCGGCCTCCTTGAAAACGTGGGCTGGGTGGATGGCTAGATAACGCCGCCGGCCGCAGACGGGGCACTGGCATCGTTTCCGCCATCGCCTACAGTCTCCCGGGCGACATAGTTCTCGATGTCGAAGAGGTTCTCGGCACGCTCGGTGATGTTCAGCAGCGTGGTCATGGAGGCGACCTCTTCCACCTGTTCCTTCAGGAACCAGAGCATGAACTGCTCGCCCAGGGCATCCCCCTCGGCGCGGGCGACGCGGAACATCTCCTCGATGTTCCTGGTGACTTCCTTTTCCTGTTCCAAGGCCAACGCGATGGGTTCCTTGGCGTTGGTGAAGTTGTTGCGAACCGGGGCAATACCGGGGATCTCCACGTGCACGTTTCGGTCCAGCATGTACTGAACCATCATCATGGCGTGGTTCCGCTCCTCAAGGGATTGACGGTAGAAGTGCCGGGCCAACTGCGGCAAGTCCTCGCCGTCAAAGTACACAGCTACTGCGATGTATTGCTGGGAGGCCGCAAACTCATTGGCGACCTGGGCGGACAACAACTCATTGAATGTCTTCTTAGCCATGGCTCGATCCTACAGGCGGGCCATGACACTTTTGAGGGTGAGGTTCACCACTGCTCAAGGCACCAGCAGGCTGATACTTACTCCAGCCGCAGCGGCAAGGACGCTAAGCGCCATTGTGCCCAACCCATTGATGATGGCCAGGGCCGTGCGACCACTTTGAACAAGCCGGATGGTCTCCAGGCTTGCCGTGCTGAAGGTGGTGTAGCCGCCCAGGAATCCGGTACCGAATACCAGCAGGAGGGACTCCGGCGCTTGGCCGCGCATCACGAACCCTGCCAGTAGGCCCAGCAGCAGGGAGCCCGAAATGTTGATGGCAACGGTCCCCCAGGGAAAAGCGGTCTTGAGGCGTGCCCGGATAAGCCCGTCCACCACAAACCGAACGGCGGCACCTACCCCGCCCGCCAAGGCAAGAAGGATGACC
This genomic window contains:
- the corA gene encoding magnesium/cobalt transporter CorA; its protein translation is MTIIDNAVYVDGVRTATPHSLEQTFETLAEHGGMAWIGLYRPTKDEMAAVAQEFDLHELAVEDAVSAHQRPKLERYDHNLFTVLRPARYLDETETVEFGELHVFTGPNFVVTIRHAETGGVARVRHRLETRPDLLCHGPEAVLYALLDQVVDDYAPVVAGLENDIDEIEDQLFSGDSTVSRRIYELAREVIQFQRAIQPLPDMMALLEKGFEKYGVDIELQRSLRDVEDHVQRVISRVNSFRDLLQNALTLDGTLTANRQNEASAAQNEQVKKISSWAAILFAPSFVAGVYGMNFDHMPELHWDFGYPLAVGLMVGAALLMYAIFKRKGWL
- the zapE gene encoding cell division protein ZapE is translated as MTPLLRPAPRTARDIAGTLVAGMEHDAGRSGFELEPSQRKAAELLAAFAAQVTGRRRALSRRTPRSLYLHGPVGRGKTWLMDSFYGRLEARKRRVHFHDFFRKLHSGTHGFEPGNGTAIQQSVDSLLDDIDVLFFDEFHVHDVGDGMFIARLLRAAAQRRIPLVVTSNYAPDDLLPNPLWHDHFVPTIEAIKEMMDVVEINGASDFRRFPTPGTGPATGFEAFRAGRIISPGTPTQLGRLGLFRPQPSQSRIVSPTTQPLLVKNSDADLLWVGFEELCGGLTSTSDFLVLADTYRTWVIDDVPSPEDGDSASAPAWQRFSNVVDVLHDQDITLFLVGAGPLNWDIDVPGSVLPVDLARIASRLSLLGRSDPDDAVSMEEAAGS
- a CDS encoding ferritin, with the protein product MAKKTFNELLSAQVANEFAASQQYIAVAVYFDGEDLPQLARHFYRQSLEERNHAMMMVQYMLDRNVHVEIPGIAPVRNNFTNAKEPIALALEQEKEVTRNIEEMFRVARAEGDALGEQFMLWFLKEQVEEVASMTTLLNITERAENLFDIENYVARETVGDGGNDASAPSAAGGVI
- the crcB gene encoding fluoride efflux transporter CrcB, with product MTVILLALAGGVGAAVRFVVDGLIRARLKTAFPWGTVAINISGSLLLGLLAGFVMRGQAPESLLLVFGTGFLGGYTTFSTASLETIRLVQSGRTALAIINGLGTMALSVLAAAAGVSISLLVP